Part of the Osmia bicornis bicornis chromosome 7, iOsmBic2.1, whole genome shotgun sequence genome, TACGAAGTGTTGTTACTACCCAGAAACGAGTTGTCTTGTATCTAGGCAACTATAGGTCTGGCAGTAGCGTACGCACGATGAATTTAAACGCGGGAACAATGAACTGATTTCTGTGCCCTCTTCGAACGGGACGATTCGCGAAACGAGATCGTTCACGGGGTCATCGAACCGGGCCACGTATCCTCGAAACAGTTGAGAGAAAATATGCAACTGTGCTTGGAATTTTGTCCAACTAGTCGGTTCTAGGTTCGGGTAATAGAAACTCGTTGatttatgaatcgtttatttttggaagagaaaaagattttAGAAATGGTTCAGTTTAATCAAAGTTGAAAACACGCAGGGATAAAGGGattttaatatatgtatatataaccTCGTTTTACTCCGTTTGTTTATGATAATTCGTCGTGAGAAATGGCAAAGAGTAAGTAGAAAGATGCAATTGAAATGTTGACGAGGCATCGCGAATCCAGCTGCATCCGAGCGGAACGATCGTTCGTTCTCTGAGCGAGGTAGATGTGCTGGTGACCGTTTTGCGTCGCCTGGTCACGCTCGAAAATACGATATGCGTGACTTGGAAAACGGTGCGTTTCGAGGTTGATTCATGAAATCGTACGAATTCATGAAGTATTCACGGCCTGATAGCGGTACACCGACCAGACGATTCCACCGCAGACGAATTTATCTCTTGGACGAACGGAAATTAATCAATTCCTTTCCTTATCATTAAGGATTTAGTATACTTGTCAAGCGTTCGGCTGAAATTTACGCTTTTTTTGGGGTAAAAGAGTAAGGATGGGGGGAGGAACCATGGCGTAGGTTTTTCTTGAATAAGGGTAAGGATGGGAGTAAGAAGCAATCACTATTTACGTAGGCTTTTCTTGACTAAGAGTAAGAATGGGGCAAGGGCTTCTGGGAGAGTTTAGAGCTTAGAACTTTTGGAGAATTTAGGACCAATAGGGAGCCTAGGGTCGAGAGCCTACAGTGGTCCTAAGGAGAGCCTAGAACCTAAGAGTCTAGAACCTAGAGCCTAGAGCCTAGAGCCTAGAGCCTAGAGCCTAGAGCCTAGAGCCTAAAATCTAAGAGCCTAGAGCCTAGAATCTAAAAGCCTAGAGCCTAGAGCCTAGAATCTAAGATCCTAGATCCTTGAGCCTAGAGCCTAGAGCCTAGAGCCTAGAGCCTAGAGCCTAGAGCCTAAAGCCTAGAATCTAAGAGCCTAGTGCCTAGAATCTAAGAGCCTAGAGCCTAGAATCTAAAAGCCTAGAGCCTAGAGCCTAGAATCTAAGATCCTAGAGCCTAGAGCCTAGAGCCTAGAGCCTAGAGCCTAAAATCTAAGAGCCTAGAGCCTAGAATCTAAAAGCCTAGAGCCTAGAATCTAAGATCCTAGATCCTTGAGCCTAGAGCCTAGAGCCTAGAGCCTAGAGCCTAAAGCCTAGAATCTAAGAGCCTAGTGCCTAGAATCTAAGAGCCTAGAACCTAGAATCTAGAGCTTAAAGCCTAAAGCCCAGACCTTAGAGCCTAGAGTCTACGAGCCTAGACCCTAGAGCCCAAGTAGAGCCTACAGCTTAGAGCCTAGACCCTTTGGAGAACCTAGAAGCAAGAGGAAGCCTAGAGCCAAGAGTCTAAAGCGGACCTAAGGAGTGCCTggggttaattaattatacagaacTAAAATTTCTCTGTTTTAGCAGAAAAACCGAGGAAGGGACAGTGACACGCGAAGGCGGATCTGTCTGCGGCCGTTAAAAATTCAGACCACGATCGTCTCGGCCACCGCCATTGGACTCTTACGGACTTTTGATCATCCCCAAGAATTATCGTCGCCTCTGACCAGTCATACCCGCAGACGTTCGAATGTGTATGACTGACATAATGTTAATATTAACGGGTTACGTCAAAGAGACGTCATTAACCGTACCGGGTGATGGTGATTGCAAAACTACATCCGCAACCTTCTAGCGACAAAAATAGCCACTTGATCGATGGTGCATCGATTGAAAATAATCTACCATCGAAAAACTTCCTGTCTCAATCTTATTCTGTGCAAGgaataatttatgaataattgGAACGTATCATCATCTAATAAGGGATGATTCAACCCCCTAGGTAAACGAATGACATTCTTGGAAGAAAGGGGTCATGGAATGGTAGAAAAGGGAGAGAATAAAAATTCTGGTAAGACCATGGGTGGAGAGAATCAGTGGAAAGCATCGTTCCTTGGATCCAGCTTATTTATAGAACGATTGAAAATGTATGAACCTCTATGTTATTCTGACGTTAGATCCTTTCTATCAGGCTACGATCTCGGTGAATCATAATCAATCAGTCTGAtcttagaaaagaaaaggaaactgTCCACATTGACTCTTGTCGTCGTTTATCAAACTGTATGTTCATTGACGTCGTGCGTtgtttcttattcttatttttcatcttaaattaaatttacaaaaatcaaTCACTTTTCCGATGCTGATTCTTAATCCTTGAGGTATATATAGTACACTCAGATTCTAAGTTAATATTATCTTGGAATTCCCAAAATTCctaatttcagaattttaattaaattgaagttCACGTTCAAGCTCCATATTTGAATTTACATACATCCTCGTTCTACGTGTCCGAAAATTTCCAACAATAAAATGGCCTTCATCAAGGATACCACGTGCTGCAAGGCGATCAATCGAATTTAGAGGGATCGCAATTAATGCGTTCGATTCAACATGGATCCAATCAAAAATGACGATCACGTATCGTTGAACGATGCGCACGTTTGCGTTACGACGATTCTGTTGGGTACGAGGCAACCACCTGACGAACGATGGTGGGGAACCAGAGGGGTACCATATCCCCGTTCTTCTGTCTTGGATCCGACCGATCCATCCCATAGCCTGTGTCATCGTTCGCCCATCCCATCCCATCCCCCTTCGTGATCCTAGCTCCTGGTATAAAAGCAATTGCGCATTCGAGGATACCAGCATCGTGCAAAAAGTCCGCGAACCAGGTAGACCCAGCTGATAAAACCAGGTGTCCAGTGCTTCCATTATTCACGAGTCTCTACTGGTTACCGGAAGCAACGGTGTTCCGAAGGAAGATTCGTTCCAAGGAGTTATATCCTGCTTCATTGGAGTTTAATTATCGTACGGTCTTCGAGGATGGCGCAGTGGATGAGCTTCGTCCTGTTCGTCGTGGCGACGACGATCGCGGTGACGGAGTCTAGGGCTATTCCTGCCGAGCCTAGTAAGTATTTTCCGTTAATCTATTTTTAAGACCTAATCATGAATCCTTGCCAAATGATTTCTTTTACCGAGACCATCCAAGTGgcttataaaatttcaattccattttcatttaattttcccACCAAAGTTTCAGTAATGCTAGACCCGTACGGCAACCCCATAGTCTTCCTCCGCGAGAAGAGGACAGCGGTCCACCCGTACCCTCACAGAGCCATGATGTTCACCGGCTACTACAGACCGGTGCGACGGTCTAATCACGCTGGCCAAGCGACAGGTGTGTTCGCTCAAGGTAACGCGGTGAGCGGGGAGGCCTTCTTCGGTGGCATGCAGGCGCCACACTTGAAGAACGGCCCGGAACCGATCGAAGAACCGGAAGTCTCCAGCGCGGAGGCTCAGGCTGCGCCAGAGCCGGAACATTCCTACGACGAGCAGGAGCAGACTCAGGTGCAGGAACACGAAGGTTACCAGCCGGAGCACCATCATTATCATCAGGAGGAGGAACATTATCCTCAAGAAGAGGAACAGAATCatcaggaagaggaggaacaTCACAAGCAACATTTACCTCCTGCTcaggtaaaataaatttcatttagagATAGGGTGAAggtttttgaaaatttaatttagaaataggGCGAAGGTTTCTGAAAATTTAAGTTAGAAATAGGGTGAAGGTTTTTGAAagtttaatttagaaataggGTGAAGgtttctgaaaatttcatttagaaattGGGTGAAggtttttgaaaatttaagtTAGAAATAGGGTGAAGGTTTTTGAAAGTTTAAGTTAGAAATAGGGTGAAGGTTTCTGAAAATTTAAGTTAGAAATAGGGTGAAggtttttgaaaatttaatttagaaataggGTGAAGGTTtcggaaaatttaatttagaaataggGTGAAggtttttgaaaatttcatttgcaaaTAGGGTGAAggtttttgaaaatttaagtTAGAAATAGGGTGAAGGtttctgaaaatttaatttagaagTAGGGTGAAGGtttctgaaaatttaatttagaagTAGGGTGAAggtttttgaaaatttaatttagaaataggGTGTAggtgtttgaaaatttgaaaattttatacagGAACAACCGGAACCGGAACCAGCCCCAGTGTACACCACAGAGGCAGCCCCGGTGACTCCAGCAGAAGAGCCTGTTCACACGGTTCCAGAAGTGGTTACTAATCGTCCGAAAGTTCAACAAGGGAAGAAAACTAAGAAGACACCGGTAGTAGTGGAGGAGGAAGACGACGACGAAGAATACGACGATGAACCATCGGTTCCTTTCATTCCTTTCAAGGGAAACCGTCGCCGACAAAATTACCCGAATTTGAATAACTTCTTCCCGATGGTGTTCAGCTTTCCTGGAGGATCATCCCGGTCTGGAGCCCCTGGATCTCCTCCAGGAGCGGTGACTGCGATTGCTAATAGTTATTCTACTGCTAAAGGAGGCGTTGCTAGTTCAATAGCAACCGCTTATGGCGGATCTCCTAATGGGTAagcttaattaattcaaataattttcatctaTTTCCTCATCTTCAAGATTTCAACGGGTTAAAATGATTGTTTCAATAGGAAAAAACGACCTGCACCGACGTCCGAGGAATAAACGAGGCTAGACAGGTGAGCTGCCTCTCGATACCGTTAAAATCAATATTCCACGCGACATTAATATGCAGACAGGACAGACCTCTTTTAATCGTCACGGCGGTGAAAAATCGACCAGATAATCGCCTGATTGTGAGAGAAACAGAGAGGAGGTCCTTAGATTTAACTCTTGTCTCGTGAAACAAGTAGAGATACTTAATCAAATTATGCCAACCCTTTACGATCAcctattattataattaagttaattataattgattaatcttaaattcaaaaatgtttctcttatgaaaaatcgatattttaccattagaataattaatttcctttttaatcATTAGATTCTTAGCTCGTAAGGTGaggatttttaataataaatcaaacgGACAAGTGCAATATTAAGTCGATCGTTGAAAGGGTTCGCATCATTGTTGAAACGTTACTGCCATAAATTTTAGACGAGAAATCGATCGAAACTGATCACGCGATTGTAGTATAGCTCGTAGATCTGCGTTAGAGAATAGCTTGCGAATCCTCAGCACTGCTGAGGTTCCATGATAAATTCTATCGAGAATTATTGTTACTGCCGAATGTTAggattattttcaaaataaaaagaaacgatcAATCTTATTCGATGTAATTTTCTCTATCCTCTCACTTTCCTATATTTCAAATGGTTCATTTTCTAACGAAatctatttttaactttttattatatttgaaaaacaaaGTCAGAGAGCAAAGCACTCAAAATCAAAGTCAAACACTTTTAGGATGCTGAAGAGTACGGTTTTACCACTGACGTAATTAGGGAGAAGAACGTGAAACGCGACACGAAGGAGCTCGAATTGATTCGGCAAACATACGTGTTAGACGGAATCGTCTCGTTCTATCCTTGAAATGATGTGTACAAAACAATTAGTCATATAATTCTTACATTGACAACACTGGTGTGATTCATTGTACGCATGTTTCACGTTATCGTGGAATCTTTCTGCTCTAcgatttcaaaatttcctgTCACCCATTGTCATTGCCAGACAACGATTATAGTACAAtaatcaaaaaataattttcgttttttaacATACCGTCCGGAGGTGGAATTTTCTATGATCACTTTTACTTATCGTTTCGCGATGACTCTGATTGCAGCAGTttgcataaattattataaataatagtGACGAAGCCTGGTGCATCGTGGCCTTCGAAGTGGAAATCTTTAAAATGATATGAATAAAACATTGTTGAAGAACACttgattttttaaatgcaATAATCAGCTCTAAATATAAACGCTGATGAAGAAGAAACATCGACTAATAAAACAGAGCAGATCTAAATGAGACTAAAGTGAACAATGAAAGACATTTCTTTTTGTACTTTATCGTTCacaaagaaatattgaaatattgttGTATCATCGTTACTTTGTCGTTCATTCTTGAAAATCGTCTGCACATCAAACCGTGTCTATCACCTTCACGGAAGACAAGGATCGTCCGTGCTAATGAGATACGACGATTCTCAGTGAAGAATACTCGTTTCGTATCTGTTGGGGCATCCCAGAACGTTCCCGGTTACATTATATAAAGGATCGACCTCTTGATCTCCGCATAGTCATTTCCCACTCGATCCTCGAGGGAGTTTGTTATCCGAACAGCGAGTCGCGGGAAAACATGGAAAAATTCGTCCTGATAGCGTTCGCTGCCATCCTGGCGATCGCCTTTGCCTATCCAGCTTCCGAACAAGGTatcaaaaatttccaaatttctaaatcaTTTAGAAGTGAAAAATTTTGAAGGCAGTGGAATAATTTTTgtctatttttaaattcaggCTCCGTGTTAACTTTAGTATTTATTTTAGAAGAAGTCaagaaaatatagaatttaaaaaattttttttaaattactttgctcagaaatttatttcataaattttctatttgatTCTTGAAAATAAACTGATTAACATCTCGAATGGTATCAAGTGCGCTTCATTAACACCTGTCACAAATCATTTTAAACACTCCAACTTTAATTCTAGAAACACCGTTGCCGAGGATGGCAAGAG contains:
- the LOC123987968 gene encoding protein tweety, which produces MAQWMSFVLFVVATTIAVTESRAIPAEPISVMLDPYGNPIVFLREKRTAVHPYPHRAMMFTGYYRPVRRSNHAGQATGVFAQGNAVSGEAFFGGMQAPHLKNGPEPIEEPEVSSAEAQAAPEPEHSYDEQEQTQVQEHEGYQPEHHHYHQEEEHYPQEEEQNHQEEEEHHKQHLPPAQEQPEPEPAPVYTTEAAPVTPAEEPVHTVPEVVTNRPKVQQGKKTKKTPVVVEEEDDDEEYDDEPSVPFIPFKGNRRRQNYPNLNNFFPMVFSFPGGSSRSGAPGSPPGAVTAIANSYSTAKGGVASSIATAYGGSPNGKKRPAPTSEE